The DNA window GAATGTTTTCTTGCATTGAGAGTTGGACCGAGAGATCTACATAAACCAACCAAATGAAGTTGGAGTCATCAGTCAGTATATGCAAAGTCTGAAAAAGCCTCATTTGGATACAGCTCAACAGATCTTGCAATATGTCTAAAGTACAATCGATTATggtcttttgtacaaaagaagtGACGAATGCAAGCTAGCTAGATACTATAATGCTGACTATGAAAAAGATCACGATACTCGAAGATCAATCACTAGGTATGTGTTCAAGCTCAATTCAAGAACAATTTCTTGGTGCAGCaaaagacaaataaaaatatcattgtcAACTACAAAAGCGGAGTATAGAGCGGTGGCTAGAGCAACTCAAGAAAGTACATGACTGAAACTCTTAACGGAGGATTTGCACCAGAAAACTGACTATCCAATACTACTTCATTGAGATTTTGTGTTAGAACAAAGAATGTATAGGCGAACATAAAATATCCAATGTTTTACATGTTCTAAGATTATCTCAATTGTGGCATAACAAATTATGCGATTATGTTTACAGGTGCTTGAAAGTTACAATAGCAAATGGGTTCTTGCCCCACTATGTTAATAGCCGTCACAATTTGTCCAAAGTACAGTGCAACATTCTTGGCTTATATGTGAGGCAACCTAAGAGGGTTCAACACAAAATTCATCAACTTTTCACAAAAGGTTCTTAAGGGAGGGCTCTCTCGTCAATAAAACAATGACTAAAAGTAGCTCATTTGTGGGTTTGCCGAACAAGTTCTACACTTTAATATCAACTTTCATGAAGCCATTAAGATCAAACATCTTgcaatatatatctatatgaAGAAGGTTAATAATAATCAGCTAAAACCATTAAGATCAAACATCTTGCAAGTATTAGACGCAGCATGATCATTATCACTAAGCTGATCCTCTCCAGCATTCAAGTCCATTCTATATCTAAACGCCCCCTCCACCACTTTCTCCCTTTCCACTCCCTCCTTTCTTGTACTCCCAAATCTTTGTCCCTCGGATGGTGAATACCCATTATACCCTTCCCCCTTCTCCCCTTGCACCAGCCCCATGCCCATGGACAGCCCATGAAGCTGGTCCGCAGCGGAGGAGCCTCTGTCGGTGGCGATGGCATAGGGTTGGAGGGCCAAGTGGCCGTTTTGCTGATCCTTGGAGGCCTCGCAGGAAGTCAAGCAACTGTCCATGGAGCAGTCAGGGGGCTGGGTTTGTTGAGGACATAGCCTTTGGGGTtggttttgttgttgttgttgttggtggTGGAGCTCTGGAAAGGCTGCAGTTAGGCATTGAGTGGACACTTTGGAGACCAATTCTGAGAGCTGCACTTTGGCAGCTTCAAGTCCCACTGTCCCTAAATTCTGTGTTCCTAATGTTTCTTGTGCTTTCTCCAACACTGTTTGGAGATACTTCCCTTGTGCTTCTATTCGTAGCTGCAAATGCCTTTGTACCTCGAGTTGTTCGTGTAGCCTTTTCTGCACTTCAATTTGCATTTGTATTGTTTCACTGATTTGAAGACTTCTGGAGAAGAAGGGAGTATTGTTATAAATCATGTTTTATGCACTAAATTTGCTCTATTTTTGTCTTAAGGTGGCCTACTTGTTTGGCTGGGAGGAGGCCTGTGGTGCGACGGCTATGCTGTTGTTAGTGCGACCTGCTCCATTTGCCTCACCCAATCTCTGGTCTACAGAAACAGCCACCGTTCCTACACGCCAACCCATACCTATTTTACCATAACCATCAGGTCCAAACAAATGAACTTCCAAGTAGTCAAGTATTtatgcttttcaattctctttctttgttaCACAAcatctcatttatttataaagataaaagtaCAACCGTCCTGTTAAAATTCCTCCCAACTGGTCacaaatctttttaattaaaaaagataacaATTTCTCCTAGAAAAAGACGAGGATTCAAACAAAATCGATGAAAGGAAAGAGATAATTATGCTAAAATTgctctaaattattaattaccaGTTTTATTATTGGTTCCACTTCCACCATTTGCTTGTCCATGCATGTTCTTGCTCAGCCTGTATTTCTGCATCCAATCATTATACAAAACGTCACGATGTCGTTAAATCATGACTCGATTCAAAAGCTTAAACAGATTTATACCTGAAGATGGCTCTTCAAATGGTACAAAGTAAGTCCAGAAATGCCCATAATTTTCATCACGGTTTTAGGAGTGGCCTCTACAAAGATAGAATTGAAGAacttaaaatcataataatagtaattgtaaaatagaattaaagatgaaatgaaatgcTCACTGTCAGGCCCTCCAAGTTGATTGACTGCTTCAACAAAACGGTCATGCAAATCAGGAGTCCATTTAAGCCTGGGTTTAGCGTCGGTGGAAAGAACAAGACCTGAATCTCCTCCAGGCCCATTCCCACCTTGTAAGAACAAATGCCTCTCAGAGGAGTGGATGCTTTTCCctctatgttgatgatgatggtaCATTCTGCACTCATACAATTCAACGTTAACATCACATTATAAACAAACATGGACCCATATTGGGTATGAACTCGATTGTTGGTAAAGAAATAAGcaccatttttaaaaactaactAGCTATGGAATGGATTACCTGAGTTAAGGGTATGGATTGGAGAGTTGTTGTGTTGTGTGGTGTGGTGTGTTGAGAGAGATCAAAGGGATGGGGGGAGAGAGGAGGGCTTATAAAGCGATAGGGCAAAGGAATATAATCTTACAACAcacaaaaagaagggaaaaaaaagggcATTTGAAATATGGTTACACAAACAGCTGAGGCCTTTCATTTGGTGCCAGAATCGATCCCATTTGAgaaagcaagcaagcaagattggaattggaattggaattggaattggaattggaaataGAATCTCATTCTAAGCATTAGGACAAGGGAGCTTTgtgggttctttttttttttttttttttttttttttttttttttNAATCCGCCACGGTCCCTTTCGCCCTTCAAACCCCCTTCCTTCAATCCAAGATTCTTCCTCATTGGAAATTGTCcacgatcgaaatatgtcgaaacaaataattgaaatagaaGAGCAACTTGAGGGAAGATCGAAATATATCGAAACAAATAACTGAAAGCACAAGAACAACTCGAGGGGagagtttttttaataaaggaaccttaaacatttaaatcaattcttcattttgaaagtttaagaaattgaTTATGCAATCTCTATTATAAaggatcccacatcggaatAAGCTCTC is part of the Cucurbita pepo subsp. pepo cultivar mu-cu-16 chromosome LG03, ASM280686v2, whole genome shotgun sequence genome and encodes:
- the LOC111791784 gene encoding myb-related protein 2-like isoform X1, which encodes MYHHHQHRGKSIHSSERHLFLQGGNGPGGDSGLVLSTDAKPRLKWTPDLHDRFVEAVNQLGGPDKATPKTVMKIMGISGLTLYHLKSHLQKYRLSKNMHGQANGGSGTNNKTGMGWRVGTVAVSVDQRLGEANGAGRTNNSIAVAPQASSQPNKSLQISETIQMQIEVQKRLHEQLEVQRHLQLRIEAQGKYLQTVLEKAQETLGTQNLGTVGLEAAKVQLSELVSKVSTQCLTAAFPELHHQQQQQQNQPQRLCPQQTQPPDCSMDSCLTSCEASKDQQNGHLALQPYAIATDRGSSAADQLHGLSMGMGLVQGEKGEGYNGYSPSEGQRFGSTRKEGVEREKVVEGAFRYRMDLNAGEDQLSDNDHAASNTCKMFDLNGFS
- the LOC111791784 gene encoding myb-related protein 2-like isoform X3; this translates as MYHHHQHRGKSIHSSERHLFLQGGNGPGGDSGLVLSTDAKPRLKWTPDLHDRFVEAVNQLGGPDKATPKTVMKIMGISGLTLYHLKSHLQKYRLSKNMHGQANGGSGTNNKTGTVAVSVDQRLGEANGAGRTNNSIAVAPQASSQPNKSLQISETIQMQIEVQKRLHEQLEVQRHLQLRIEAQGKYLQTVLEKAQETLGTQNLGTVGLEAAKVQLSELVSKVSTQCLTAAFPELHHQQQQQQNQPQRLCPQQTQPPDCSMDSCLTSCEASKDQQNGHLALQPYAIATDRGSSAADQLHGLSMGMGLVQGEKGEGYNGYSPSEGQRFGSTRKEGVEREKVVEGAFRYRMDLNAGEDQLSDNDHAASNTCKMFDLNGFS
- the LOC111791784 gene encoding myb-related protein 2-like isoform X2, whose amino-acid sequence is MYHHHQHRGKSIHSSERHLFLQGGNGPGGDSGLVLSTDAKPRLKWTPDLHDRFVEAVNQLGGPDKATPKTVMKIMGISGLTLYHLKSHLQKYRLSKNMHGQANGGSGTNNKTGMGWRVGTVAVSVDQRLGEANGAGRTNNSIAVAPQASSQPNNLQISETIQMQIEVQKRLHEQLEVQRHLQLRIEAQGKYLQTVLEKAQETLGTQNLGTVGLEAAKVQLSELVSKVSTQCLTAAFPELHHQQQQQQNQPQRLCPQQTQPPDCSMDSCLTSCEASKDQQNGHLALQPYAIATDRGSSAADQLHGLSMGMGLVQGEKGEGYNGYSPSEGQRFGSTRKEGVEREKVVEGAFRYRMDLNAGEDQLSDNDHAASNTCKMFDLNGFS